Proteins encoded by one window of Torulaspora delbrueckii CBS 1146 chromosome 2, complete genome:
- the GTR1 gene encoding Rag GTPase GTR1 (similar to Saccharomyces cerevisiae GTR1 (YML121W); ancestral locus Anc_8.855), with translation MSTNNRKKLLLMGRSGSGKSSMRSIIFSNYSAFDTRRLGATIDVEHSHRRFLGNMTLNLWDCGGQDVFMENYFTKQKDHIFQMVQVLIHVFDVESQEVMKDIEIFTRALKQLKNYSPDAKIFVLLHKMDLVQLDKREELFQLMMKKLQETSSEYGFPELVGFPTSIWDESLYKAWSQIVCSLIPNMAIYQANLKELQSVMDACEIILFERSTFLVISSSNATNGESLDPKRFEKISNIMKNFKQSCTKLKSGFKTLVINDNIYVSELSSNMVCFIVLNNSDDCQQMVLENIKKAKQFFQ, from the coding sequence ATGTCTACTAATAACAGGAAAAAATTGCTACTTATGGGCCGCTCTGGTTCCGGTAAGTCCTCTATGAGGTCCATTATCTTTAGCAACTACTCAGCTTTCGACACTAGACGTCTGGGGGCCACTATAGATGTCGAACATTCGCACCGTCGGTTTTTGGGCAATATGACATTAAACTTGTGGGATTGTGGTGGACAAGATGTGTTTATGGAAAACTACTTCACTAAGCAAAAGGAccatatctttcaaatggtTCAAGTGCTAATCCACGTCTTCGATGTCGAGTCACAGGAAGTCATGAAAGATATCGAGATCTTTACAAGGGCGTTGAAACAATTAAAAAATTATTCCCCAGATGCCAAGATTTTTGTTCTATTGCATAAGATGGATTTAGTTCAATTAGATAAGCGGGAAGAACTATTCCAAttaatgatgaaaaaattacaagaaacttcttcagaatATGGGTTCCCTGAACTTGTAGGATTCCCAACATCTATTTGGGATGAAAGTTTATACAAGGCATGGTCACAAATCGTGTGTTCGCTCATTCCAAATATGGCAATATACCAGGCCaacttgaaagagttgCAATCCGTCATGGACGCATGTGAGATCATACTATTTGAGAGGAGTACTTTTCTAGTCATAAGTTCCAGTAATGCGACAAATGGAGAATCCCTGGATCCAAAGCGATTCGAAAAGATATCAAATATtatgaagaatttcaagcaaAGTTGTACCAAATTGAAGAGCGGTTTCAAAACACTGGTTATAAATGATAACATCTACGTGAGTGaattatcatcaaatatGGTTTGTTTCATAGTACTCAACAACTCAGACGATTGTCAACAGATGGTCTTGGAAAACATCAAGAAGGCCAAACAATTTTTCCAGTGA
- the PTH1 gene encoding aminoacyl-tRNA hydrolase (similar to Saccharomyces cerevisiae PTH1 (YHR189W); ancestral locus Anc_8.856) yields the protein MLRTANHSTVFKRGLTTCITGIGNPEPKYFNTRHNAGLALLDLLKNHLVGDKAYKSCSNAAAKYLPVNSDILLIRSDGDYINLSGKTVLPLWKKLPNRDKIKFIVVHDELSLPLGKVQLRKPGTSLRGHNGLKSIHDRLGSGNFYRLAVGIGRPKERDPAVVSDYVLGKFTPAEIEILSTESLDKAVEKLNGMI from the coding sequence ATGTTGAGGACCGCTAACCATTCTACTGTATTCAAAAGAGGATTAACTACATGTATTACAGGAATTGGGAACCCAGAACCCAAATATTTCAACACTAGACATAACGCCGGATTGGCGCTCTTGGACctgttgaaaaatcaccTTGTGGGCGACAAAGCTTACAAGAGCTGTTCGAACGCTGCAGCCAAGTATTTACCTGTGAATTCAGATATACTGCTGATACGTTCAGATGGCGACTATATCAATTTGAGTGGGAAAACCGTGTTACCGCTATGGAAGAAGCTGCCGAACCGTGATAAGATAAAATTCATTGTTGTGCACGATGAATTAAGCCTTCCATTAGGAAAAGTCCAGCTAAGGAAACCGGGGACCAGTCTCAGGGGACACAATGGCTTGAAAAGCATACATGATCGCCTTGGAAGTGGAAATTTTTACAGGTTGGCCGTTGGCATAGGAAGACCAAAGGAAAGAGACCCAGCTGTGGTCTCTGACTATGTCTTAGGCAAATTTACGCCAGCTGAGATAGAGATCTTATCGACAGAGAGTCTTGATAAAGCAGTAGAAAAGTTGAATGGGATGATATAG